The Chryseobacterium nakagawai genome has a segment encoding these proteins:
- a CDS encoding DUF5684 domain-containing protein: MLTLLQTDSYNGVDAVSGAAAAGLGIGSMFMSLLVYLFYGYCMFKIFKKAGREDAWAAFVPIYNAVVMLDIVKKPIWWIILFLIPFVNLYAAWVVNDRLAKGFGKETPLYTILLFFLGFIFIPVLGLGSDTYDSKRIPND, encoded by the coding sequence ATGTTAACTCTTTTACAAACAGACTCCTACAATGGGGTAGACGCAGTTTCTGGTGCAGCTGCTGCAGGATTAGGGATTGGATCAATGTTCATGAGCTTACTCGTATATCTGTTTTACGGATATTGTATGTTCAAAATCTTTAAAAAGGCAGGTAGAGAAGATGCTTGGGCAGCTTTTGTCCCTATCTACAATGCTGTTGTAATGTTGGATATTGTGAAAAAACCGATATGGTGGATTATCTTATTCTTAATTCCATTCGTAAATCTTTATGCCGCATGGGTGGTTAATGACAGATTGGCGAAAGGTTTTGGAAAAGAGACTCCTCTCTATACAATCTTGCTGTTCTTCCTCGGGTTTATTTTTATTCCCGTTTTGGGACTTGGAAGTGATACTTATGACAGTAAAAGAATTCCGAATGATTAG
- a CDS encoding RsiV family protein produces MKNTISVLALSSFFVFTACKKNEVAATSTEKTENKKSEEFVVDSVIVKDSTKITDSLKLNYISKLLVFPTIKDKKLLDSIYFQNDKIKDFSKAGLQAYLDNEKNNYFSSVKNDSKDWASDITYAQDWYSSSHMNLVSNANGYIHIQYTGSGYEGGAHDNYGFSERIFDLKNNKKLELKDITSTSKAKLEAILMKNINNINSGAMDGDGSVKNSEMLLVEKIPASDNFYFDDKNLYFHYSPYEIAAFAAGDITIPISWEELKGTLNTEFKERMKIK; encoded by the coding sequence ATGAAAAATACGATTTCCGTTCTTGCACTTTCTTCATTCTTTGTTTTTACAGCCTGTAAGAAAAATGAAGTAGCAGCAACTTCAACTGAGAAAACGGAAAATAAAAAATCCGAAGAATTTGTTGTAGATTCAGTCATAGTAAAAGATTCTACAAAAATTACAGACTCTCTAAAACTTAATTATATTTCCAAACTGCTGGTATTTCCTACTATAAAAGATAAAAAACTTTTAGACAGTATCTATTTCCAAAATGATAAAATAAAAGATTTTTCCAAGGCTGGTCTACAAGCTTATCTGGATAATGAAAAAAATAATTATTTCAGCTCTGTGAAAAATGATAGTAAAGATTGGGCTTCTGATATTACTTATGCTCAGGATTGGTATTCAAGTTCTCATATGAATCTTGTATCCAATGCTAATGGGTATATTCATATTCAATATACGGGAAGTGGATATGAAGGAGGTGCCCATGATAACTATGGATTTTCAGAAAGGATTTTTGACCTTAAAAACAATAAAAAATTGGAATTAAAGGATATTACTTCCACTTCAAAAGCTAAGCTTGAAGCAATATTGATGAAAAATATCAATAATATCAACAGCGGAGCAATGGATGGAGATGGAAGCGTAAAAAATTCTGAAATGTTATTGGTGGAAAAGATCCCGGCTTCAGACAACTTCTATTTTGATGATAAAAACCTGTATTTTCACTATAGTCCATATGAAATTGCGGCATTTGCAGCAGGAGATATCACAATTCCTATTTCATGGGAAGAGCTGAAGGGTACATTAAATACAGAATTTAAAGAAAGAATGAAAATTAAATAA
- a CDS encoding dicarboxylate/amino acid:cation symporter, producing MKAKKIYNQLYFQVIIAITAGIFLGNFYPELGEKMKPLGDGFIKLVKMIIAPVIFITLTLGIAHMTDLKKVGRIAIKAMIYFFTFSTLALIIGLVVGNLLQPGHGLNIDPATLTGNVSEYQQKAHESTLTGFIMNIIPETLFSPLVGENILQVLLVAILTGVALVLTKEKSQKVTDFLQALSAPIFKIVHILMKLAPIGAFGAMAFTIGKYGLHSVLNLIFLVATFYITSFLFVVLVLGAVAWYNGFNIFKLLLYLKEELLLVLGTSSSESALPGIMEKMEKAGCSRTIVGLVVPTGYSFNLDGTNIYMTLASLFIAQALNIHLPIEKQLMLLLVAMLSSKGAAGVTGAGFVTLAATLAVVPEIPIAGMTLILGIDKFMSECRALTNVIGNSVATVVVANWEKQLDKDQLQYCLDNPHEIEKKLEI from the coding sequence TTGAAAGCAAAAAAAATATACAATCAGCTCTATTTTCAGGTTATCATCGCCATCACAGCAGGTATTTTTCTTGGAAACTTTTATCCTGAACTGGGAGAAAAAATGAAACCTTTAGGAGATGGCTTCATCAAATTGGTAAAAATGATTATTGCTCCGGTTATCTTCATTACGCTTACTTTGGGAATTGCTCATATGACAGATCTCAAAAAAGTGGGAAGAATTGCCATAAAAGCAATGATCTATTTCTTCACCTTCTCTACTCTGGCCCTTATCATTGGTTTGGTAGTCGGGAATCTATTACAACCCGGCCACGGCTTAAATATTGATCCGGCAACTCTTACCGGAAATGTATCAGAATATCAGCAGAAGGCTCATGAATCCACACTTACGGGTTTCATTATGAACATTATCCCTGAAACTCTTTTCAGTCCTTTAGTAGGTGAAAACATCCTTCAGGTCCTTCTTGTTGCTATTTTAACAGGAGTCGCCTTGGTTTTAACGAAGGAAAAAAGCCAAAAAGTAACCGATTTTCTTCAGGCTCTGTCTGCTCCGATATTCAAAATCGTACATATCCTAATGAAACTTGCACCGATAGGTGCATTCGGAGCGATGGCATTTACCATAGGAAAATATGGACTTCATTCTGTTCTGAATCTTATATTCCTGGTGGCTACTTTCTATATTACCTCTTTCCTTTTTGTAGTTTTAGTGTTAGGAGCAGTGGCATGGTATAACGGTTTTAACATTTTCAAACTATTACTTTATCTAAAAGAAGAGCTTCTTTTGGTTTTAGGGACAAGCTCTTCGGAATCTGCCCTTCCTGGAATCATGGAGAAAATGGAAAAGGCAGGCTGCTCACGAACCATAGTAGGCCTTGTAGTTCCTACGGGCTACTCTTTCAATCTCGATGGAACCAATATCTATATGACTCTTGCTTCGCTATTTATAGCACAGGCACTCAATATTCACCTCCCTATTGAAAAACAGCTGATGCTTCTTTTAGTAGCCATGCTAAGCTCAAAAGGAGCTGCAGGTGTTACTGGTGCAGGGTTTGTAACATTGGCAGCAACATTAGCCGTTGTTCCAGAAATCCCTATAGCCGGAATGACCTTAATTCTTGGAATTGATAAATTTATGAGTGAATGCCGTGCCTTAACGAATGTTATCGGGAACTCTGTAGCAACTGTTGTGGTAGCAAATTGGGAGAAACAGCTAGATAAGGATCAATTACAATATTGCCTGGATAATCCTCATGAAATAGAAAAGAAATTAGAAATTTGA
- the gyrB gene encoding DNA topoisomerase (ATP-hydrolyzing) subunit B, which produces MSQKQYTASSIQALEGMEHVRMRPSMYIGDVGLRGLHHLVYEVVDNSIDEALAGFCDTIFVAIKEGNGIEVSDNGRGIPVDFHEKEQKSALEVVMTKIGAGGKFDKDSYKVSGGLHGVGVSCVNALSNEMITTVYRDGNVYQQIYSKGKAQTGVEEIGNSDKRGTKQFFQPDDTIFTELVYNYDTLASRLRELSYLNKGITITLTDEREKLEDGSFRSEIFHSEGGLKEFVAYIDGNRESIMEHVIFMEGERDNIPVEVAMRYNTSFNENLHSYVNNINTHEGGTHLAGFRRALTRTLKKYADELGLPAKEKVEITGDDFREGLTAVISVKVMEPQFEGQTKTKLGNSEVSGAVDKIVGEMLTNFLEENPNEAKTIVQKVVLAAKARQAAKKAREMVQRKSPMGGSGLPGKLSDCSSKDPAESEIFLVEGDSAGGTAKQGRDRHFQAILPLRGKILNVEKSMLHKVYDNEEIRNIYTALGVSVGTEEDSKALNMVKLRYHKVVIMTDADIDGSHISTLILTFFFRYMKELIENGYIYIAQPPLYLLKKGNKKVYAYNEKEREEFTLEMSPDGKGVEVQRYKGLGEMNPEQLWETTLNPEHRILKQVTIDNAVEADSVFSMLMGDEVPPRREFIEKNAKYAKIDA; this is translated from the coding sequence ATGAGTCAAAAACAATATACAGCTAGTAGTATTCAGGCATTGGAAGGAATGGAGCACGTACGTATGCGTCCTTCAATGTACATTGGTGATGTGGGATTAAGAGGTCTCCATCATTTGGTTTATGAAGTAGTAGATAACTCTATCGACGAAGCATTGGCAGGATTCTGCGACACGATCTTTGTTGCCATTAAAGAAGGTAACGGGATCGAAGTGAGCGATAACGGTAGAGGTATTCCGGTTGACTTCCACGAAAAAGAACAAAAATCTGCTCTTGAGGTTGTAATGACAAAAATTGGAGCCGGAGGTAAGTTTGATAAAGACTCTTACAAGGTTTCAGGAGGTCTTCACGGGGTTGGAGTATCATGTGTGAATGCACTTTCCAACGAGATGATCACTACGGTTTACAGAGATGGAAACGTTTATCAGCAGATCTATTCCAAAGGAAAAGCACAAACAGGTGTTGAAGAAATTGGGAATAGTGACAAAAGAGGAACAAAACAGTTTTTCCAGCCGGATGATACTATTTTTACAGAATTAGTTTATAATTATGATACTTTAGCAAGCCGCTTAAGAGAACTTTCTTATCTTAATAAGGGAATTACGATTACCCTTACCGATGAAAGAGAGAAATTAGAAGACGGTTCTTTCAGATCAGAAATTTTCCATTCTGAAGGAGGATTAAAGGAATTCGTTGCTTATATCGATGGAAATCGTGAATCTATTATGGAACACGTGATTTTCATGGAAGGAGAAAGAGATAATATTCCTGTAGAAGTAGCAATGCGTTACAATACTTCCTTCAATGAGAACCTTCACTCATATGTAAATAACATCAACACTCATGAAGGAGGAACTCACTTAGCAGGTTTCAGACGTGCTTTAACGAGAACTTTAAAGAAATATGCAGACGAATTGGGGCTTCCGGCAAAAGAAAAAGTAGAAATTACAGGAGATGACTTCCGTGAAGGATTAACCGCTGTAATTTCTGTAAAAGTAATGGAACCTCAGTTTGAAGGACAGACCAAAACGAAATTAGGAAATTCTGAAGTTTCTGGTGCTGTAGATAAAATTGTAGGGGAAATGCTTACTAACTTTTTGGAAGAGAACCCTAATGAAGCTAAAACTATTGTTCAAAAAGTGGTTCTCGCTGCAAAAGCAAGACAGGCAGCTAAGAAAGCTCGTGAAATGGTTCAGAGAAAATCTCCGATGGGAGGATCTGGACTACCAGGAAAACTATCTGACTGTTCATCTAAAGACCCAGCTGAATCTGAAATATTTCTTGTGGAGGGAGATTCCGCAGGTGGAACAGCGAAACAAGGACGTGATAGACACTTCCAGGCTATTCTTCCACTAAGAGGTAAGATTTTGAATGTAGAAAAATCTATGCTTCATAAAGTATATGATAATGAAGAGATCAGGAATATCTATACTGCTCTTGGAGTTTCTGTAGGAACAGAAGAAGATAGCAAAGCATTAAATATGGTAAAGTTAAGATACCATAAAGTTGTTATTATGACCGATGCTGATATTGATGGATCTCACATCTCTACCCTAATTCTTACTTTCTTCTTCAGATATATGAAGGAACTTATTGAGAATGGATATATTTATATTGCTCAGCCTCCTTTATATCTATTGAAAAAAGGAAACAAAAAAGTATATGCTTATAACGAGAAAGAGCGTGAAGAGTTTACTTTAGAAATGTCTCCGGATGGAAAAGGTGTTGAAGTACAGCGTTACAAAGGTCTTGGAGAAATGAACCCTGAGCAACTTTGGGAAACAACTCTTAACCCTGAACACAGAATCCTGAAACAGGTGACTATTGATAATGCAGTGGAAGCAGACAGCGTTTTCTCAATGTTGATGGGAGATGAAGTTCCACCAAGAAGAGAATTTATCGAGAAAAATGCGAAATATGCAAAAATTGATGCATAA
- a CDS encoding transglutaminase-like domain-containing protein, with product MKKIILVLICSANIMAINAQKHEFLNPPKFSEGDLSKTKSLLDENAPAEILYRSVHYMVDAGSGEFSKRYYYRIKIYDKDKAEDWLNLEIPLYQTSGSKETLGKFKAFTYNLENGKTVPIKVEKSSQYKSKESKYVNVNKFAFPNVKNGSVLEYQYEIISPFIYMIPEVLIETNIPSLYTEYVFDAPISVSYNINYTGALMPKYRMVDEKSFSSGQYKVYRFGYENVKGFKAEKLMRNDRNFRTKISAELHSTHFRELKLYSSSWDQISKSLYESEGFGDELKKTRLAKDNMPAGVLEMKSDFEKANAIFSYVQKTFTWNKGRGIYTDDGIKKMLETKTGNSAEINLFLVMLLREAGLKADPMVISTVDNGLINLASPNVSNMNNVLASVDISGNYHTYDATSKQSSMDELPMRDWNQYGILLTKTKAIQIQLQNMKESSNFLTVDAKLNDDGSISGSYSDRDTGTFAMNVKDSYDENPEKYKKQYKENYSIDFTGIDSKVLDNGAFESTMKFSSSNLIDRVGKKLIINPMLFLSKTSNEFDQTDARKYPIDFGAPTIKVKKVFLEIPEGYVIEEMPKNKKIVTEDKEIAYSYNIEQKGNKLEITSTTKVSSADYPKEYYPAFKQIWGVASKHENQIISLVKK from the coding sequence ATGAAAAAAATAATATTAGTGCTGATTTGCTCGGCGAATATAATGGCGATTAATGCCCAAAAACATGAGTTTTTGAATCCTCCTAAATTTTCTGAAGGAGATCTTTCTAAAACAAAATCATTATTAGATGAAAATGCTCCCGCAGAAATTTTGTATAGATCTGTACATTATATGGTTGATGCCGGCTCTGGAGAGTTTTCTAAAAGATATTATTACAGAATAAAAATCTATGACAAAGATAAAGCTGAAGACTGGCTTAATTTGGAAATTCCTCTTTATCAGACAAGCGGATCCAAAGAAACATTAGGAAAGTTCAAGGCTTTCACCTATAATCTTGAGAATGGAAAAACAGTTCCTATAAAAGTTGAGAAAAGTTCGCAATATAAAAGCAAGGAAAGTAAGTATGTAAATGTCAATAAGTTTGCTTTTCCTAATGTGAAGAATGGTTCTGTACTGGAATATCAGTATGAAATAATATCTCCATTTATATATATGATTCCTGAGGTTTTAATTGAAACAAATATCCCATCTCTTTATACAGAATATGTGTTCGATGCTCCAATTAGTGTCTCATATAATATTAATTATACAGGAGCTTTGATGCCTAAGTATAGAATGGTGGATGAAAAAAGTTTTTCAAGTGGTCAATATAAAGTATATAGGTTTGGGTATGAAAATGTTAAAGGTTTCAAAGCAGAAAAACTGATGAGAAATGACAGAAACTTTCGAACCAAAATAAGTGCAGAACTTCACTCTACCCACTTTAGAGAGCTTAAGCTTTATTCATCTTCGTGGGATCAGATCAGTAAAAGTCTTTATGAAAGTGAGGGTTTTGGGGATGAATTAAAGAAAACAAGATTGGCAAAGGATAATATGCCGGCAGGTGTTTTGGAAATGAAATCTGATTTTGAAAAAGCCAATGCTATATTTTCTTATGTTCAAAAAACATTTACATGGAATAAAGGAAGAGGAATTTATACAGATGATGGAATCAAAAAGATGCTGGAGACCAAAACAGGGAACTCTGCGGAAATTAACCTTTTCCTTGTCATGCTTCTCCGTGAGGCAGGATTAAAAGCAGATCCGATGGTTATCTCTACGGTAGATAACGGATTGATTAATCTGGCTTCACCTAATGTTTCCAACATGAATAATGTGCTGGCTTCTGTAGATATAAGTGGTAATTATCATACTTATGATGCTACTTCCAAGCAATCTTCTATGGATGAACTTCCTATGAGAGACTGGAATCAGTATGGAATTTTATTAACCAAAACTAAAGCTATACAGATTCAGTTGCAAAATATGAAAGAAAGCAGTAATTTTCTGACAGTGGATGCTAAACTTAATGATGATGGTAGTATTTCAGGATCTTATTCTGACAGAGATACGGGAACTTTTGCAATGAATGTAAAAGATAGTTATGATGAAAATCCTGAGAAATATAAAAAGCAGTATAAAGAAAATTATTCGATAGATTTTACAGGAATTGATTCAAAAGTATTAGATAATGGAGCTTTTGAAAGTACAATGAAATTTTCATCATCCAACTTAATAGATAGAGTAGGAAAGAAGTTAATTATCAATCCAATGCTGTTTTTAAGCAAGACATCCAATGAGTTTGATCAGACTGATGCCAGGAAATATCCTATCGACTTTGGGGCACCTACTATAAAAGTTAAAAAAGTATTTCTTGAAATTCCTGAAGGGTATGTAATTGAAGAAATGCCAAAAAATAAAAAGATTGTTACAGAAGATAAAGAGATTGCATACAGTTATAATATTGAACAAAAAGGAAATAAGTTAGAAATAACTTCAACTACAAAAGTATCAAGTGCCGATTACCCCAAAGAATATTACCCAGCATTCAAACAAATTTGGGGAGTTGCTTCCAAACATGAAAATCAAATTATCAGCTTAGTAAAGAAATAA
- a CDS encoding DUF3857 domain-containing protein — MMKILFLGALSTASIYFAQSYPVSSIPENLKKNANAVIRKNLTTVQINKVDEIKYQYNTVTTVLNKDGSEKAIAYIPYDKAKSISDVKVTIYDEFGKKVKSYSKSDFSDFANNTQGVFYSDNRVMVLLYSSTKYPYTIDFSYQSEDKNTIFIPDFLPFYSTNTSLEESQMKIINTSGIDLRTKIYPSKYNYALVMEEGNGNEKTYSYKNVPAIDDISMIPEPVKILPKVSFALTKFNLAGKQGTLNNWTDFGTWYYSNLVEPAALSTPDIKAEVASLQLQGSVAEKVKKIYQYMQTKTRYIYVGLGIGGWLPMMPDEVHKKGYGDCKGLTNYMKTLLNEAGIPSYYCVINSGLSQVSFDPDFPRMGGNHAILMVPTENGNIWLENTSQQIAFNHLGSSTTDRNVLSVKKNGIELINTPVYTADQNKEKQKLKIKIGEDNSITGEGNFFYTGNQYDYNLGLANLNPKEKNDAIKKRFDVLSFEKVEMKNFVNDKDKAAITYDLDFETHNYCKNAGNSLIFRAVPISSDGVYKTDENRELPFEVRQSFEDEYEISFIIPNGYKTDETPDNVNIDSEFGNYKLSFVKNDDGIKVTRKMLINKGTFPKERYNDYVGFRKKIINMDNSKILITKI; from the coding sequence ATGATGAAAATACTATTTCTAGGGGCCTTGTCTACAGCCTCAATATATTTTGCCCAAAGCTATCCGGTTTCTTCAATTCCCGAGAACTTAAAAAAAAATGCTAACGCGGTAATCAGAAAGAATCTGACAACTGTTCAGATCAATAAAGTCGATGAAATAAAATATCAATATAATACGGTAACGACAGTTTTAAATAAAGATGGTAGCGAAAAAGCTATAGCTTATATTCCTTATGACAAAGCAAAAAGTATTTCTGATGTAAAAGTTACCATTTATGATGAATTCGGTAAGAAGGTAAAAAGTTATTCTAAATCTGACTTTAGTGATTTTGCCAATAATACACAAGGTGTGTTTTATTCTGATAATAGAGTAATGGTTTTATTATATAGCTCAACAAAATATCCTTACACTATTGATTTTTCATACCAGTCTGAAGATAAAAATACCATTTTTATTCCTGACTTTCTCCCATTTTATTCTACCAATACATCTCTGGAAGAATCACAGATGAAAATTATCAATACTTCAGGAATTGATCTTCGAACCAAAATTTATCCGTCAAAGTATAATTATGCTTTAGTAATGGAAGAGGGGAACGGAAATGAAAAAACATATTCTTACAAAAATGTTCCGGCGATAGATGATATTTCAATGATTCCGGAACCAGTTAAAATATTACCAAAAGTAAGTTTCGCTCTTACAAAGTTCAATCTGGCTGGAAAGCAGGGAACTTTAAATAACTGGACAGATTTCGGTACTTGGTATTATAGTAACCTTGTTGAACCTGCAGCATTATCTACTCCTGATATTAAGGCTGAAGTTGCTTCTTTACAGCTTCAGGGTTCTGTAGCAGAAAAAGTAAAGAAAATCTATCAATATATGCAGACCAAAACCAGATATATATATGTAGGATTGGGAATTGGAGGGTGGCTTCCCATGATGCCGGACGAAGTGCATAAAAAAGGTTATGGAGATTGTAAAGGACTTACCAATTATATGAAAACACTTTTAAATGAAGCAGGAATACCTTCCTATTATTGTGTTATCAATTCAGGGCTTTCTCAGGTTTCATTTGATCCCGACTTCCCTAGAATGGGTGGAAACCATGCTATTTTAATGGTACCGACTGAAAATGGAAATATCTGGCTTGAAAACACCTCACAACAGATAGCATTTAATCATTTGGGATCCAGTACCACAGATAGGAATGTACTGTCTGTAAAGAAAAACGGAATAGAATTGATTAATACTCCGGTATATACAGCTGATCAAAATAAAGAAAAACAAAAATTAAAAATAAAGATTGGTGAGGATAACAGTATTACCGGGGAAGGAAATTTTTTCTACACGGGAAATCAATACGATTATAACCTCGGATTGGCCAATCTTAATCCAAAAGAAAAGAATGATGCCATTAAAAAAAGGTTTGATGTTTTAAGCTTTGAAAAAGTTGAAATGAAAAACTTTGTCAATGATAAAGATAAAGCTGCCATTACCTATGATTTAGATTTTGAAACCCATAATTATTGCAAAAATGCAGGAAATAGTCTCATTTTCAGAGCTGTTCCTATTTCTTCAGATGGTGTTTACAAAACAGACGAAAACCGCGAACTTCCTTTTGAGGTCAGACAATCTTTTGAGGATGAATATGAAATCAGTTTTATCATACCTAACGGTTATAAAACGGACGAAACTCCAGATAATGTTAATATTGATTCAGAATTTGGAAATTATAAGCTAAGTTTTGTTAAAAATGATGACGGAATAAAAGTAACTCGAAAAATGCTGATCAATAAAGGAACTTTCCCCAAAGAGAGATACAATGATTATGTAGGCTTTAGGAAAAAGATCATAAACATGGATAACTCAAAAATTTTAATCACAAAAATATAA
- a CDS encoding cytochrome ubiquinol oxidase subunit I produces the protein MDDFIAARAQMALSLGFHIIFSCVGMVMPFLMAFAHWKYLKTKNEVYKGLTKAWSKGVAILFATGAVSGTMLSFELGLLWPGFMKHAGPIFGMPFSLEGTAFFIEAIAIGFFLYGWDKFNKWFHWFCGFLVGVSGLASGILVVAANAWMNSPAGFDYINGQYLNIDPIKAMFNDAWFPQALHMTVAAFCATGFAVAGVHAFLIMRKKNVEFHTKAFRIAVGFALIGAFGAPLSGDVAAKSVAERQPIKLAAMEAHFETEKGAAFVIGGIPDEEKEEIKYAIKIPKVLSFLVSNDFNAEVKGLKDFPRDEWPPIAVTHYAFQIMIFFGVIMICIGTVYLYAFFFKKEWLTKNWLLKTFLMATPFGYIALEAGWTVTEVGRQPWIIYGVMRTIDAVTPMPGIQYSFYFFTAIFISLSLILIFLLRRQVQMVPRLYDPTDPQFNDKNKKS, from the coding sequence ATGGATGATTTTATAGCTGCCCGCGCCCAGATGGCGCTTTCTCTGGGCTTCCATATCATATTCTCCTGTGTGGGAATGGTAATGCCTTTCTTAATGGCTTTTGCCCATTGGAAATACCTGAAAACCAAAAATGAAGTGTATAAAGGCCTCACAAAAGCCTGGAGCAAAGGGGTAGCCATATTATTTGCTACCGGAGCTGTTTCAGGAACGATGCTTTCCTTTGAGCTGGGACTTTTATGGCCCGGATTTATGAAACATGCAGGTCCTATCTTCGGAATGCCCTTCTCATTAGAAGGTACTGCTTTCTTTATTGAAGCCATCGCCATTGGATTCTTCTTATATGGATGGGATAAGTTCAATAAGTGGTTTCACTGGTTCTGCGGTTTTCTTGTAGGAGTAAGCGGGTTGGCATCCGGTATTTTAGTAGTAGCCGCCAATGCCTGGATGAACTCTCCTGCCGGTTTCGATTATATTAACGGACAATACCTTAATATAGACCCTATTAAAGCTATGTTTAATGATGCATGGTTTCCACAGGCTCTTCACATGACTGTTGCTGCTTTTTGTGCCACAGGATTTGCAGTAGCCGGAGTTCATGCCTTTTTAATTATGCGAAAAAAGAATGTGGAGTTTCATACCAAAGCATTCAGAATTGCAGTGGGTTTTGCTCTAATTGGAGCGTTTGGAGCCCCTTTAAGTGGAGATGTAGCTGCAAAGTCTGTTGCAGAAAGGCAGCCTATCAAATTAGCAGCTATGGAAGCGCACTTTGAAACGGAAAAAGGAGCTGCCTTTGTAATTGGCGGAATTCCTGATGAGGAGAAGGAGGAAATAAAATATGCAATTAAAATTCCCAAAGTATTAAGCTTTCTGGTAAGCAATGATTTCAATGCTGAAGTAAAAGGGCTTAAAGACTTTCCAAGAGACGAATGGCCACCGATAGCAGTTACCCATTATGCCTTTCAGATTATGATTTTCTTTGGAGTAATAATGATCTGCATAGGAACGGTATATCTTTATGCTTTCTTCTTTAAAAAGGAATGGCTGACCAAAAACTGGTTATTAAAAACATTTCTAATGGCTACTCCATTTGGATATATTGCCCTGGAAGCAGGATGGACTGTTACTGAAGTAGGAAGACAGCCTTGGATTATTTATGGAGTGATGAGAACAATAGATGCCGTAACCCCAATGCCGGGAATACAGTATTCATTCTATTTTTTCACCGCAATCTTTATATCCTTATCATTGATTCTGATCTTCCTTTTAAGAAGACAAGTCCAAATGGTCCCTAGACTTTACGATCCAACAGACCCACAGTTTAACGATAAAAACAAAAAATCATGA
- a CDS encoding diacylglycerol/lipid kinase family protein: protein MEKVAFIINPFSAKKNYQPFLNELKNKVGNPLYYVSESIPGTDEFIKKHFDEVDIFVAIGGDGTISTVAKNLIFTDKILAIFPAGSGNGFSNETRFSKNLDELLEKIKAKQSRKIDTFTVNDRLSINVSGTGFDGKVVKEFEKTSRGFKNYIKVSLKTFFNYRPIKVTFFEEEYKQYNGRYLMLNIANTRQFGNNAYIAPQASKSDGLVDMVLVKKFPLTYSALFAFRMFTKKLKDDEYVTYLPVSEISFKVNTKNWHLDGEFNKIESPIHVKVQPASLNILV from the coding sequence ATGGAAAAAGTAGCTTTTATCATCAATCCTTTTTCGGCCAAAAAGAATTATCAGCCGTTTTTGAATGAACTTAAAAATAAGGTAGGTAATCCTTTGTATTATGTCTCCGAATCTATTCCGGGAACAGACGAATTTATTAAAAAACATTTTGATGAAGTCGATATTTTTGTGGCCATTGGAGGAGATGGAACCATTTCTACCGTAGCCAAGAACCTGATTTTTACAGACAAAATACTGGCAATTTTCCCGGCAGGCTCAGGAAATGGATTTTCCAATGAGACCCGTTTCAGCAAGAACCTGGATGAGCTTTTAGAGAAAATAAAGGCTAAGCAATCCAGGAAAATTGATACTTTTACGGTCAACGATAGGCTTTCCATCAATGTTTCAGGAACAGGGTTTGACGGGAAAGTGGTGAAAGAGTTTGAAAAGACCAGCCGTGGTTTCAAAAACTATATTAAAGTTTCACTGAAGACTTTCTTTAACTATAGACCTATCAAGGTTACTTTTTTTGAGGAAGAATATAAGCAGTACAACGGTAGATACCTGATGCTTAATATTGCTAATACCCGCCAGTTCGGGAATAACGCCTATATAGCACCTCAAGCAAGCAAAAGTGATGGATTGGTAGATATGGTTTTGGTAAAAAAATTCCCTTTGACCTATTCCGCATTGTTCGCTTTCAGAATGTTTACGAAGAAATTAAAAGATGATGAATACGTAACTTATCTTCCGGTTTCAGAAATCTCATTTAAAGTAAATACCAAAAACTGGCACCTTGATGGTGAATTTAATAAGATAGAGTCACCCATTCATGTGAAAGTACAACCGGCAAGTTTGAATATTTTGGTTTAA